AGATCTCGACTCTCAGGCGTCCTGGACTGATCGAGGACAGCGGTCGGCATATGCTTGACGTCGGTATTGACGGCCCACCCGATGATGCCGAGGATCATCATCGGCATAAACAGCATCATCCCCAGCGTAAAGCGGTCGCGCCACATCTGGATGAACTCTTTGCGGATCATACCGAGCAGGCGTGACCTCATAGCCCACCTTCCCGCATTCGCTTCAGTTGCGCCCGGAGGGAGCGCCGATCGACCAGACCGACAAAGGAGACAAAGATATCCTCGATCGACGGGATCGCCGCCTCAACCCGGTTGACCTTGAGTTGCTCGGCAGTCAGGCGAGCCTCCACCTCGGTGGGTGATAGGCTCCTGTCCTCGGTGACCACGTGGATGGTATTCCCGAATCGGACCACCTCCGCCACGCCAGGAAGCGTTTCAAGAAATATCGTGGCCTCCCGCATCGGCTGGCACTCGATTTCGATGACCTGGCCTTTGAGGGCGTTCACCTTGATCTCCTCACGACTCCCTTGGGCCGTGATCCGACCCTGATAGATAAATCCCAGACTGTCGCAGTGCTCCGCCTCATCCATGTAGTGGGTGGTGGCCACGATGGTGATTCCTTCCTCGGACAGTCGGTAGATCAGGTCCCAAAAGTTACGGCGAGAAACCGGATCGACCCCTGCGGTCGGCTCATCCAGAAAAAGCAGCTCCGGCTTATGAATGATGCTGCACCCCAAGGCCAGGCGTTGCTTCCAGCCGCCTGACAGGTGGGCCGCCAGCGCGCCCTCGCGTCCGGTCAGGTCGGCCATCTGGATCATCTGCTCGATTCGGGCCCGCTTGATCCCATTCGGAACCGAGTAGAGACTGGCGTAGAAGTCGAGGTTTTCCCGGACGGTCAGATCCTCGTACAGACTGAACCGTTGGGACATATAGCCGATCTTTTCCTTGATCCGCTCCGGCTCCGTGGCAATATTGTGGCCCAGTACATACCCTGACCCCTCGGTCGGGTCCAGCAGCCCACAGAGCATCCGGATGGTGGTGGACTTCCCGGCCCCGTTGGGGCCGAGGAACCCGTAGATCTCGCCTCGCTTAATCCTCAAATCCACATGGTCCACGGCGACGATCTTGCCGAATCGCTTCGTCAGCCCTTCGGTGATGACGGCGTAGCTGTCGAGGTCGAGCTCAGCCATTGAGACCACTCCAACGGGCAGGCGGGCGACGACTGGTTCGCCCTGTCCCTCCACCTCCCATCTTGATCTCGGCATCGGCCGGCATCCCCGGCTTCAGCAGGCGCTCGCGGTTGTCCAGGCTGATCTTGACCCCGAAGACCAGATTGACGCGCTCCTTCTTGGTCTGGACCGTGCGGGGGGTAAATTCGGCCTTCGAGCTGATCTCGACCACCTTCCCTTCGAAGCGCCGATCCGGAAATGAATCGACGGTGACCGCCGCGGCCTGGCCGATGCTCACCAATCCGATCTCCGACTCCGGGATGTAGACGCGAAGCCACAGATCATCAGGATCGATGAGGATCAGGATGGGAAAGCCGGGATTGACGACTTCCCCTTGCTCAGCCCGCTTAGTCAAGACGATGGCCGTGAGGGGCGCCAGGATCGTGCTGTCACGAAGTCGGACCTGGGCCATGCCAAGCGCCGCCTTCGCTCGATCGCGTTCGTGACGGGCCGCCTCGATCACCTCCGATCGAGGCCCGATCCTCACCAGCGCAAAGCGTTCTTGCGCCGCCTTGAGCTGGCTCTGCGCAATCTCGATCCTGTTTTTGGCTCGATCTCGCTCCTGCGCCGAGATGGCGCCCTCCTTGAAGAGGTTATCGAACCGGTCCCAATCGTCCCTCGCCAGCTTCAGGTTATCCTGTGCCTGCTGCAGATTGGCGCGCGCCTCCTCGATCTCCTGAAGGCGCGAGCCGGCGAGCTGCTCTTTGAGTTGGGCCTCGGCCCTGGCCAGTGCCGCCTGCTGCTGCGCTACGTCTGCCTCGATCTCCGAGGTGTCGAGGCGAGCGATGACCTGATTGGCCTGGACCTGGTCCCCTTCCTTCACCAGGAGCTGGGCGAGACGGCCCGGCAGCTTCGAGCTGACCTCGACCTCGGTGGCCTCAATCGTCCCGTTCGCCACGAGTTTATCGCCGTCCCCCTTTTCGCGGACCAGCCCCCAGCCGACGATAAGTGCAGCGCCAGCCATGACCAGTAACGCTATAAGCAGCCCTATCTTCCGCTTCTGTTCCGTCATGCACTCTCTCGCGGGTTTATGACAATATTTACTTTCTCAATTCTGTTCCTCGGCCAACCAGTTTTTGTAGGTTGGGTTATGGTGCTCCCCATTGTCAAGACAAAAATAGGGGCATGATAACTCTACTTAAATCGAAAATGCTGCGTTGACTCACGCTTGCACTTTTTGGTAGTCTCTGAGCAGTGTGCTACCGTCTCAATGGAACGCCAAGGAGGATACTTACAGCGATGAAGCGATTCTTGCAGTTGTTAGGAGAGATGAGTCACTACCGATTGCCCCAGGCTAAACTTGCGCTGCAGGAGTTGGCAGCAGACGACGAGCTGGTAATCGTCGTACCCGAGCAATCGCTGGCCGGCGAGATACAGCAGTGGGCCACCAGCGAGGGCTTTACCGTTGCCGCCCCAAAGAAGATCCTGGATGGGTTGCCTCGGTGGCAACTGTCGGTCAAAAAGGCCACACCTGTGCCTGTGGAAGAAAAGCCGCCTGCCGCTGCGCCGACCCCTGCCGCGGCCTCCACTCCTGCCGTAGCGCCGGCCCCTGCCATAGCACCAACTACTGCCGGCTAAGTATTCCTAACCATAAATACGGTGTGTTCAGTGGGCATTACCGTTCACGTTGAGCTTGTCGAAGTGCGAACGTTCATGGCTCGACAAGCTCACCACGAACGAGAGGGCTCACGTCATCGTAATACTGAAAGGCTGTACTACGTATTAGTGAGCGGTAGCGACCGGCACCTTGGCCTCGGCCAGTAAGGCCAGGGTCCCCGCATGCCGCTGCCTATCCCGCTCGACCTGGATCGTGGTTAAGCGCGCCTTCCAGGGATTCAGATCAAACGGCTCACCCGGCGTGTTGGCGGCATAAGCATCTAGCATCTCACGATAGAACCTGACGATGCGCCCCACGAGCGCCGTGGTGTACTCGCGGCCCTGGATCTTCAGACAGCGGACGCCCAGATCGATCAGGCATGGGAT
This portion of the Candidatus Methylomirabilis sp. genome encodes:
- a CDS encoding HlyD family efflux transporter periplasmic adaptor subunit; protein product: MTEQKRKIGLLIALLVMAGAALIVGWGLVREKGDGDKLVANGTIEATEVEVSSKLPGRLAQLLVKEGDQVQANQVIARLDTSEIEADVAQQQAALARAEAQLKEQLAGSRLQEIEEARANLQQAQDNLKLARDDWDRFDNLFKEGAISAQERDRAKNRIEIAQSQLKAAQERFALVRIGPRSEVIEAARHERDRAKAALGMAQVRLRDSTILAPLTAIVLTKRAEQGEVVNPGFPILILIDPDDLWLRVYIPESEIGLVSIGQAAAVTVDSFPDRRFEGKVVEISSKAEFTPRTVQTKKERVNLVFGVKISLDNRERLLKPGMPADAEIKMGGGGTGRTSRRPPARWSGLNG
- a CDS encoding ABC transporter ATP-binding protein; the protein is MAELDLDSYAVITEGLTKRFGKIVAVDHVDLRIKRGEIYGFLGPNGAGKSTTIRMLCGLLDPTEGSGYVLGHNIATEPERIKEKIGYMSQRFSLYEDLTVRENLDFYASLYSVPNGIKRARIEQMIQMADLTGREGALAAHLSGGWKQRLALGCSIIHKPELLFLDEPTAGVDPVSRRNFWDLIYRLSEEGITIVATTHYMDEAEHCDSLGFIYQGRITAQGSREEIKVNALKGQVIEIECQPMREATIFLETLPGVAEVVRFGNTIHVVTEDRSLSPTEVEARLTAEQLKVNRVEAAIPSIEDIFVSFVGLVDRRSLRAQLKRMREGGL